The Peribacillus sp. FSL P2-0133 genome has a segment encoding these proteins:
- the pssA gene encoding CDP-diacylglycerol--serine O-phosphatidyltransferase: protein MFLLHALDQTIKKLKAQTANILTLINLSLGGFAIIAVMHGQLNLSLLLIFLAALADRFDGMVARKFNIESELGKQLDSMCDIISFGVAPALLLYQGILIEFGAPGTLFTVFYIGCGAFRLARFNISESNGYFTGVPITVAGCIATLSYLAIPYFHPVFFLSLMIILSLLMVSPFKLKKV from the coding sequence ATGTTTTTATTACACGCCCTAGATCAAACCATTAAAAAATTAAAAGCACAAACAGCAAATATACTTACTTTAATTAATTTATCCCTTGGTGGATTTGCGATAATTGCCGTAATGCACGGCCAATTGAATTTAAGCCTGCTATTAATTTTCCTGGCTGCCCTTGCAGATCGCTTTGACGGTATGGTTGCTCGGAAATTCAACATTGAATCGGAATTGGGTAAGCAACTTGATTCGATGTGTGACATCATATCCTTTGGCGTCGCACCAGCTCTATTATTATACCAAGGAATATTAATAGAATTCGGAGCACCTGGCACACTATTCACGGTTTTCTATATTGGCTGTGGCGCATTTCGTCTCGCCCGCTTCAATATAAGCGAAAGCAATGGATATTTTACAGGAGTGCCAATTACGGTTGCGGGCTGCATCGCTACTTTAAGTTATCTAGCCATCCCGTATTTCCATCCGGTCTTTTTCTTATCCCTCATGATTATATTATCATTACTTATGGTCAGTCCATTTAAACTGAAGAAAGTTTAA
- a CDS encoding M3 family oligoendopeptidase, translating to MGYSLTWDLDIFFKGGSSSKEFLIFLDEINDEVKELDRLVSNINPAGNDESSLIKAFDLFKNTNMKSTQARAFIGCLEAQNAQDKKAGQLRIKQMKIVASLKMVLSKLDEKLIQLDDAFFKKILEKEPLNELKFVLNERREKAKEKLSVKEESLITQLAMDGFEGWSQMYDTIVGSMTIPYKGEKLSVGQAANKFSDPDERNRKELFTAWEQAWEEKSDLFARTLNHLAGFRLSVNEKRGWDDILKEPLEIGRMKKETLESMWNVIADHKEPLVRFLERKAELLELDKLSWADLDAPLAVTAESKVMDYQEGADFIIQQFSKFGSQLANFTQKAFEDSWIEAEDRPGKRPGGFCTGFPLNKQSRIFMTYSGTPSNVSTLAHELGHAFHSYAMRDIHPLNRSYAMNVAETASTFAEMVVADAAVKEAASEEEKLVLLEDKIQRSVALLMNIHARYLFETRFYDERKQGYVSAERLNELMVDAQKEAYGDALSDYNPTFWASKLHFYITGVPFYNFPYTFGYLFSLGIYANALKEPAGFEEKYIALLKDTGSMKVEDLAEKHLGVDLKTRDFWEEAVNACMEDVEEFLRLTDPLVRKA from the coding sequence ATGGGATATTCTTTGACGTGGGATTTGGATATCTTTTTTAAAGGAGGAAGCTCTTCTAAGGAGTTCCTGATTTTTTTAGATGAAATTAACGACGAGGTAAAAGAATTAGACCGACTTGTAAGCAATATCAATCCAGCAGGAAATGATGAGAGCAGTTTAATCAAGGCATTTGATCTTTTTAAAAATACAAATATGAAATCCACGCAGGCACGTGCATTCATTGGCTGCCTGGAAGCGCAAAATGCGCAGGATAAAAAAGCTGGTCAGCTGCGTATCAAACAAATGAAGATAGTCGCTTCACTTAAAATGGTGTTAAGCAAGCTGGATGAAAAGTTGATACAGCTTGATGATGCTTTTTTTAAAAAAATCCTCGAAAAAGAACCATTGAATGAATTGAAATTCGTATTGAATGAACGTCGGGAAAAGGCAAAGGAAAAGCTTTCCGTGAAGGAAGAATCATTAATCACCCAATTGGCTATGGACGGTTTTGAAGGTTGGAGCCAAATGTATGATACGATCGTCGGTTCAATGACCATCCCTTATAAGGGTGAAAAGCTTTCTGTAGGCCAAGCGGCGAATAAATTTTCTGATCCTGATGAAAGGAACCGGAAAGAATTATTTACGGCGTGGGAACAGGCTTGGGAGGAAAAAAGTGACCTATTTGCCCGGACTTTGAACCACTTGGCTGGATTCCGTCTCAGTGTGAATGAAAAAAGAGGCTGGGATGATATTTTGAAAGAGCCCCTTGAAATAGGGAGGATGAAAAAAGAAACCCTTGAAAGCATGTGGAATGTAATTGCCGATCATAAGGAGCCGCTTGTGAGGTTTTTAGAAAGGAAAGCGGAGTTACTGGAATTGGATAAATTAAGTTGGGCGGATTTGGATGCGCCGCTCGCTGTTACAGCAGAGTCCAAAGTAATGGATTATCAAGAAGGTGCAGACTTCATCATACAGCAATTCTCTAAGTTCGGCTCTCAATTAGCAAACTTCACCCAAAAAGCTTTTGAAGACAGCTGGATTGAAGCGGAGGACAGACCAGGTAAGAGACCAGGCGGTTTTTGCACCGGTTTTCCATTAAATAAGCAGTCAAGAATTTTCATGACGTATTCGGGTACCCCATCCAATGTATCGACATTGGCCCATGAATTGGGACATGCATTCCATTCATATGCGATGAGGGATATCCATCCATTGAATCGGTCATATGCCATGAATGTGGCTGAAACGGCCTCTACTTTTGCTGAAATGGTCGTTGCGGATGCAGCTGTGAAGGAAGCGGCCAGTGAGGAAGAAAAGCTGGTGCTTTTAGAAGATAAAATTCAGCGGTCCGTGGCATTATTGATGAATATCCATGCCCGCTACTTATTCGAAACAAGGTTTTATGATGAGAGGAAACAAGGGTATGTCAGTGCCGAACGGCTGAATGAACTGATGGTCGATGCACAAAAAGAAGCTTATGGCGATGCTTTAAGTGATTATAATCCAACGTTCTGGGCTTCAAAGCTCCATTTTTATATTACAGGTGTACCATTTTATAATTTTCCGTACACATTCGGATACTTATTCTCATTAGGCATATACGCGAATGCCCTGAAAGAACCAGCAGGATTCGAAGAAAAATATATCGCTCTATTAAAGGATACCGGTTCCATGAAGGTCGAGGATTTGGCGGAGAAACATTTAGGCGTCGATTTGAAGACCAGGGATTTTTGGGAAGAAGCGGTCAATGCCTGTATGGAGGATGTAGAAGAATTCTTGCGTTTGACCGACCCCCTAGTCCGAAAAGCTTAA
- the sigK gene encoding RNA polymerase sporulation sigma factor SigK gives MPGILTVVGYIIKEFYLFVSYVKNNAFPQPLSSQDEKKYLKLMSEGDGDARNILIEHNLRLVAHIVKKFENTGEDTEDLISIGTIGLIKAIESYSDGKGTKLATYAARCIENEILMHLRATKKTKKDISLHDPIGQDKEGNEISLIDVLKSESEDVIDTIQLNMEIEKVKKYIDILDEREKEVIVGRFGLDLKKEKTQREIAKELGISRSYVSRIEKRALMKMFHEFYRAEKEKEKKAKG, from the coding sequence ATGCCCGGAATACTTACAGTTGTCGGTTATATTATCAAAGAATTTTACTTATTCGTTTCCTATGTGAAAAACAACGCTTTTCCCCAGCCCTTGTCATCTCAGGATGAAAAGAAATATCTGAAGCTTATGAGTGAGGGGGACGGTGATGCCCGTAACATCCTGATCGAGCATAATCTCAGGCTTGTTGCCCATATCGTCAAGAAATTCGAGAATACGGGCGAAGATACAGAGGATTTGATTTCGATTGGGACAATTGGTTTGATAAAGGCCATTGAGAGTTATTCGGATGGGAAGGGTACGAAGCTGGCCACATATGCGGCGCGATGCATCGAGAATGAAATCTTGATGCATTTACGGGCGACAAAGAAAACGAAGAAAGATATTTCCCTGCATGATCCGATCGGTCAAGATAAAGAAGGAAATGAAATCAGTTTAATCGATGTACTGAAATCGGAATCGGAAGATGTCATCGATACGATTCAGCTCAATATGGAAATTGAAAAAGTGAAAAAGTATATTGATATTTTGGATGAACGCGAAAAGGAAGTCATTGTAGGCAGGTTCGGACTGGATTTGAAAAAGGAAAAAACCCAGAGGGAAATCGCTAAAGAGCTTGGCATTTCCCGCAGTTATGTATCAAGGATCGAAAAACGTGCCTTAATGAAGATGTTTCACGAATTTTACAGAGCAGAAAAAGAGAAGGAAAAGAAAGCCAAAGGATAG
- a CDS encoding YrzI family small protein, translated as MTLNMLFFTITIKMKKMTAEECLQQERIQKIREEHLDKALKHRPFF; from the coding sequence ATGACACTGAATATGCTTTTTTTCACAATCACGATTAAAATGAAAAAAATGACTGCCGAGGAATGTTTGCAACAGGAGAGAATCCAGAAGATTCGAGAAGAACATCTAGATAAAGCGTTGAAGCATCGTCCTTTTTTCTAA
- a CDS encoding YrhC family protein — protein MKNRKKQTVALLRSKMVDFKYFAITLLCVGSFFYLGTILPSGDKAMIDTYVYMGATIMFLGMSIVFFSLSKKHKKILAEMDDQDSLQQ, from the coding sequence ATGAAAAACCGCAAAAAACAAACGGTTGCATTGCTGCGTTCGAAAATGGTCGATTTTAAATATTTTGCGATCACTTTGTTATGTGTGGGTTCGTTCTTCTATTTAGGAACCATCCTTCCCTCTGGCGACAAAGCGATGATTGACACATATGTCTATATGGGAGCGACAATAATGTTCCTGGGCATGTCCATAGTATTTTTCTCATTATCCAAAAAACACAAAAAGATCCTGGCCGAAATGGATGACCAAGACTCTTTACAACAATAG
- a CDS encoding bifunctional cystathionine gamma-lyase/homocysteine desulfhydrase, with protein MRKKTQMIHGGIFGDEKTGAVSVPIYQVSTYKQDGLGKDRGYEYSRTGNPTRHALEELIKDLEEGKRGFAFGSGMAAITAVMMLLSQGDHVLLTDDVYGGSFRVMTKVLNRFGVEATFIDTSDIHSIQNEIKDNTKALFIETPTNPLLKITDLEAVSKIAKENGILTVVDNTFSTPYWQNPLTLGADIVLHSATKYLGGHSDVVAGLVVVNDEKLGEDLHFIQNSTGGVLGPQDSWLLMRGIKTLGIRMEEHEKNTSQIVRFLSRHKAVSKIYYPGLEDHPNHDIAKEQSRGFGGMVSFDVGSAEKAESVLNKVKYFTLAESLGAVESLISVPARMTHASIPAERRAELGITDGLIRISVGLEDVEDLLEDLEQALQG; from the coding sequence ATGAGGAAAAAAACACAAATGATCCATGGCGGTATTTTTGGTGATGAAAAAACGGGAGCGGTGTCGGTGCCGATTTATCAAGTGAGCACTTATAAACAGGATGGTCTGGGGAAAGATCGAGGATATGAATATTCACGTACAGGCAACCCAACCCGCCATGCCCTTGAGGAATTGATCAAGGATCTTGAAGAAGGAAAAAGAGGATTCGCCTTCGGTTCAGGAATGGCAGCGATAACGGCGGTTATGATGCTGCTGAGTCAAGGTGATCACGTTTTATTGACGGATGACGTTTATGGAGGTTCTTTCCGAGTGATGACAAAAGTGCTGAACCGCTTCGGGGTGGAAGCTACGTTCATCGATACGAGTGACATACATTCGATCCAAAACGAGATCAAAGACAATACAAAGGCACTGTTCATTGAAACCCCGACGAATCCATTATTGAAGATCACTGATCTAGAGGCGGTTTCAAAAATCGCTAAAGAAAACGGTATCCTCACTGTTGTGGATAATACCTTCAGTACGCCATACTGGCAAAATCCACTTACACTTGGTGCTGATATCGTGCTTCATAGCGCTACGAAGTACTTAGGGGGGCACAGCGATGTTGTAGCGGGTCTTGTCGTGGTGAATGATGAAAAACTTGGCGAGGACCTTCATTTCATCCAAAACTCCACAGGAGGCGTGCTGGGGCCCCAGGATTCATGGTTGCTGATGCGCGGCATTAAAACGCTTGGAATCAGGATGGAAGAACATGAAAAAAACACCTCCCAAATCGTTCGTTTCTTATCCAGGCATAAAGCCGTTTCGAAAATTTATTACCCAGGTCTTGAAGACCATCCAAACCATGATATTGCTAAAGAACAATCGCGTGGCTTCGGCGGCATGGTTTCATTCGATGTCGGCAGTGCCGAAAAAGCCGAATCCGTTTTGAATAAAGTGAAATACTTCACGCTGGCTGAAAGTCTAGGGGCAGTGGAGAGCTTAATTTCGGTTCCAGCCAGGATGACACATGCTTCCATCCCCGCTGAGCGCCGTGCAGAGCTTGGAATAACGGATGGGTTGATTCGTATTTCAGTAGGTCTTGAAGATGTTGAAGACTTATTGGAAGACTTGGAACAAGCGCTGCAAGGATAA
- a CDS encoding cysteine synthase family protein: MKVFQNIHELIGKTPMMEITHFTLPDEVRIFAKLEYFNPGGSVKDRLGQELLAQALQTGKVKKGGTIIEPTAGNTGIGLALAAINSGVDVIFCVPEKFSAEKQELMRALGANVIQTPTEEGMTGAIAKAKALLAEIPGSYCPQQFANPSNPDAYYKTLGPEIWEQMEGDVDVFVAGAGTGGTFMGTSRYLKEKDAAVKTVIVEPEGSILNGGKAGPHKTEGIGMEFLPAYMDETYFDQIHTVSDDEAFHMVKELALKEGLLVGSSSGSAFAAALKEAAKATPGSNIVVIFPDSSERYLSKNIYQGGL; this comes from the coding sequence ATGAAAGTCTTTCAAAACATTCATGAGTTGATAGGGAAAACGCCGATGATGGAAATCACCCATTTCACGCTTCCGGATGAGGTCCGTATCTTTGCCAAACTCGAATACTTTAATCCGGGAGGCAGTGTGAAGGATCGGCTTGGTCAAGAACTGTTAGCCCAAGCGTTACAGACAGGGAAGGTGAAAAAGGGCGGGACGATCATCGAACCGACTGCCGGAAATACTGGGATTGGCTTGGCGTTGGCTGCGATAAACAGTGGAGTGGACGTGATATTTTGCGTTCCGGAGAAATTCAGTGCCGAGAAACAGGAATTGATGCGTGCCCTTGGAGCGAATGTGATCCAGACCCCGACAGAGGAAGGAATGACAGGAGCAATCGCAAAGGCAAAGGCGCTGCTGGCTGAAATTCCGGGATCATATTGTCCCCAGCAGTTCGCCAACCCATCCAATCCTGATGCATATTATAAAACTCTGGGACCTGAAATATGGGAACAGATGGAAGGCGATGTGGATGTGTTTGTAGCCGGTGCCGGGACGGGCGGGACATTCATGGGAACATCGCGATATTTAAAAGAAAAGGACGCTGCTGTCAAAACGGTCATAGTCGAACCAGAAGGATCGATTTTAAACGGCGGCAAGGCGGGACCCCATAAAACAGAGGGGATCGGGATGGAATTTTTACCTGCCTATATGGATGAAACGTATTTTGACCAAATCCATACGGTAAGCGACGATGAGGCGTTCCATATGGTGAAGGAATTGGCGCTTAAAGAAGGACTTCTTGTTGGAAGTTCTTCTGGCTCGGCATTTGCAGCGGCATTGAAAGAAGCAGCTAAAGCTACCCCGGGTTCGAATATCGTTGTGATATTTCCGGATTCCAGTGAACGGTACTTAAGCAAAAACATTTATCAGGGAGGTCTTTGA
- the mtnN gene encoding 5'-methylthioadenosine/S-adenosylhomocysteine nucleosidase, whose product MKVAIIGAMEEEVTILRDKLEGLEQVTIAGSEFNTGTLNGVEVILLKSGIGKVNAAMSTAILLEKFKPDAVINTGSAGGYHPALNVGDVVISSEVRHHDVDVTIFGYEYGQVPQLPAAFTPDEKLFAIAEEAAKEIEDIQVAKGLIVTGDSFMNDPDRVEFVRGKFSDLYAVEMEAAAIAQVAFQFKTPFVIIRSLSDIAGKESNISFDKFLETAALHSAALILKMVEKMK is encoded by the coding sequence ATGAAGGTAGCCATAATCGGAGCAATGGAAGAAGAAGTTACGATTTTACGTGATAAATTGGAGGGTTTGGAGCAGGTGACCATTGCCGGTTCCGAGTTCAATACAGGCACACTGAATGGTGTCGAGGTCATTTTGCTTAAATCGGGAATCGGTAAAGTGAATGCGGCAATGTCCACAGCGATCCTGTTAGAAAAATTCAAACCGGATGCGGTCATCAATACTGGCTCTGCCGGCGGTTATCATCCAGCACTTAATGTAGGGGATGTGGTCATTTCCTCGGAAGTACGCCACCATGATGTCGATGTGACGATTTTCGGATATGAATACGGTCAAGTCCCTCAGCTGCCTGCAGCTTTCACTCCGGATGAGAAGCTTTTCGCAATAGCGGAAGAAGCAGCAAAAGAAATCGAGGATATACAAGTGGCAAAAGGGTTGATCGTGACGGGGGATTCTTTCATGAATGATCCTGACAGGGTTGAATTCGTCAGGGGGAAATTCTCTGATTTATACGCGGTGGAAATGGAAGCGGCAGCCATTGCACAGGTAGCCTTCCAATTCAAGACACCGTTTGTCATCATTCGTTCCCTTTCGGATATCGCAGGTAAAGAGTCCAATATTTCCTTTGATAAATTCCTGGAAACTGCGGCTCTTCATTCAGCGGCACTGATTTTGAAAATGGTTGAAAAAATGAAATGA
- a CDS encoding class I SAM-dependent methyltransferase: MGREFIDLFEEWSKSYDDTVGGHDIEYQEVFKHYDNILNSVTDRAHGHVLEFGVGTGNLTERLLKKGLKVSGIEPSPAMREIAVSKLDGKTEIVDGDFIDFPKPEQVDSIVSTYAFHHLTDEEKEKAIANYGKLLNTGGKIVFADTMYQSREAHEQAIQDARQAGFHNLANDLQTEYYTTIPFLEKVLEVNGYKVNFERCNQFVWIMEAEKL, encoded by the coding sequence ATGGGCAGAGAATTTATAGATTTATTTGAAGAATGGTCGAAATCTTATGATGATACGGTTGGTGGACACGATATTGAGTATCAAGAGGTTTTTAAACATTATGATAACATATTGAACAGCGTCACAGATCGAGCTCATGGCCATGTGCTGGAGTTCGGAGTAGGTACCGGGAATTTGACGGAAAGGCTTTTGAAGAAAGGCCTGAAGGTATCGGGAATAGAACCTTCACCTGCGATGAGGGAAATAGCGGTAAGCAAGCTGGACGGAAAAACAGAAATTGTGGATGGCGATTTTATCGATTTTCCGAAGCCGGAACAGGTTGATTCGATTGTGAGTACGTACGCGTTTCATCATTTAACAGATGAAGAAAAAGAAAAAGCTATAGCCAACTATGGAAAGTTACTGAATACTGGTGGTAAAATAGTGTTTGCGGATACGATGTATCAATCAAGGGAAGCGCATGAACAAGCGATTCAAGATGCAAGGCAGGCAGGCTTTCATAATTTGGCAAACGATTTGCAAACGGAATATTATACTACGATTCCTTTTTTGGAAAAAGTGCTTGAAGTAAATGGATATAAAGTGAACTTCGAGCGCTGCAATCAATTTGTCTGGATTATGGAGGCGGAAAAATTATAG